A DNA window from Streptomyces canus contains the following coding sequences:
- a CDS encoding NADH-quinone oxidoreductase subunit M: MIDINESVMQFLLAFVVAGPLLGAVTALLPAPPGLKGKSPDQAVLRHGVTVTGVILIAAIVLALGFDHDHPSKMQATTDISWIPALDVRIHLGLDGISLPLLVLTALLTFLCALYSYFKMPAGPTPKAFVALLLMLESGTLATFAVLDLLLFFLAFEMVLVPMYFLIARWGGEERQAAAWRFILYTLLGSVVMLLGLLLIGIKAGTFDMVALATDNGRSLSASVQVIAVLAIGIGLAVKTPMWPLHSWLPDAHTAAPTVGSVLLAGVLLKMGTYGFVRILLPIAPDGFREFAPYLAAFAVVGIIYGSLACLALAKRGAKGDLKRLIAYSSVGHMGFVLLGIATMTPTGVNGALFANIAHGLITGLLFFLVGALKDRTGTTDLDTLAEETGAALYGKAPRLGGLLAFGAVASLGLPGLAGFWGEMLALFGAFKPADDLSRPAFLTFMAIGAFGTLLTAAYMLVVVRRVCMGAVPQDAPQLADVHTYEFAAWTPLVALTVAAGLWPKALLGLTDPAVQQLLAGGTR; this comes from the coding sequence GTGATCGATATCAACGAGTCCGTGATGCAGTTCCTTCTGGCGTTCGTCGTGGCCGGCCCGCTCCTCGGCGCCGTCACGGCTCTGCTGCCGGCGCCGCCCGGACTGAAGGGGAAGTCGCCGGACCAGGCCGTACTGCGGCACGGGGTGACGGTCACCGGCGTGATCCTCATCGCCGCGATCGTCCTGGCACTCGGCTTCGACCACGACCATCCGTCGAAGATGCAGGCCACGACCGACATCAGCTGGATCCCCGCACTCGACGTGCGCATCCACCTCGGCCTCGACGGCATCTCCCTCCCCCTTCTGGTCCTGACCGCGCTGCTGACCTTCCTCTGCGCGCTCTACTCGTACTTCAAAATGCCCGCGGGCCCCACCCCGAAGGCCTTCGTCGCACTGCTGCTCATGCTTGAGTCCGGCACCCTCGCGACGTTCGCCGTCCTTGATCTGCTGCTGTTCTTCCTCGCGTTCGAGATGGTGCTCGTCCCGATGTACTTCCTCATCGCCCGCTGGGGCGGCGAGGAGCGCCAGGCCGCCGCCTGGCGCTTCATCCTCTACACACTGCTCGGCTCGGTCGTGATGCTGCTCGGCCTGCTCCTGATCGGGATCAAGGCGGGCACATTCGACATGGTGGCACTCGCCACTGACAACGGCCGGTCGCTGTCCGCATCCGTGCAGGTCATCGCCGTTCTGGCGATCGGGATCGGGCTCGCGGTCAAGACCCCGATGTGGCCGCTGCACAGTTGGCTGCCCGACGCCCACACCGCCGCGCCGACCGTCGGCTCGGTCCTGCTGGCCGGCGTCCTGCTGAAGATGGGTACGTACGGGTTCGTCCGGATTCTGCTGCCGATCGCCCCCGACGGCTTCCGCGAGTTCGCGCCCTACCTCGCCGCCTTCGCCGTGGTCGGGATCATCTACGGATCCCTGGCCTGCCTCGCCCTCGCCAAGCGTGGCGCGAAGGGCGATCTCAAGCGGCTCATCGCCTACTCCTCCGTCGGCCACATGGGTTTCGTCCTGCTCGGTATCGCCACCATGACCCCGACCGGCGTGAACGGCGCCCTGTTCGCCAACATCGCGCACGGCCTCATCACCGGCCTCCTGTTCTTCCTGGTCGGAGCCCTGAAGGACCGCACCGGCACCACCGACCTCGACACCCTGGCCGAGGAGACCGGCGCCGCCCTGTACGGCAAGGCCCCGCGCCTCGGCGGCCTGCTGGCCTTCGGTGCGGTCGCCTCGCTCGGCCTGCCCGGCCTCGCCGGATTCTGGGGCGAGATGCTGGCCCTGTTCGGCGCCTTCAAGCCCGCCGACGACCTCAGCCGCCCCGCCTTCCTCACCTTCATGGCGATCGGCGCGTTCGGCACCCTCCTGACGGCCGCGTACATGCTCGTCGTGGTCCGCCGCGTCTGCATGGGCGCCGTACCCCAGGACGCCCCCCAGCTCGCCGACGTCCACACGTACGAGTTCGCGGCCTGGACGCCGCTCGTCGCCCTCACCGTCGCGGCGGGCCTGTGGCCGAAGGCCCTCCTCGGCCTCACCGACCCGGCCGTCCAGCAGCTCCTCGCAGGAGGCACCCGATGA